A portion of the Algisphaera agarilytica genome contains these proteins:
- the pucL gene encoding factor-independent urate hydroxylase translates to MPHPLSHNAYGKHRVRVSKIKRSANDPQHHEFIEATVAVTLEGDLAESYTLGDNTNVVATDTCRNTVYAKAKDDPFDTIESFGVTLAEHFLSQYDHLTKATVELREHRWHRLDGHGHCFTGSDGETPTATVVAERGQATTVSAGLDDLMIAKTTQTGFENFHRDEYRTLPDTDDRIFATVLTASWDYASADTDFAAARAAIRDAMLAKFTDHYSKSVQETLYLMANAGLDTCADATSITLTMPNKHHLRFNLEPLGRTNDNEVFHVTDEPYGYITGTVTRQ, encoded by the coding sequence ATGCCTCATCCTCTATCGCACAACGCCTACGGCAAGCACCGCGTGCGCGTCAGCAAGATCAAACGCAGCGCTAACGATCCGCAGCACCACGAGTTCATCGAAGCGACCGTCGCGGTCACACTCGAAGGTGACCTCGCCGAGTCGTACACCCTTGGCGACAACACCAACGTCGTCGCCACCGACACCTGCCGCAACACCGTGTACGCCAAGGCGAAAGACGACCCGTTCGACACGATCGAATCCTTCGGCGTCACGCTGGCTGAACATTTCCTTTCGCAGTACGACCACCTGACCAAAGCCACCGTCGAGCTGCGCGAGCACCGCTGGCACCGCCTCGACGGACACGGGCACTGCTTTACCGGAAGCGACGGCGAAACACCCACCGCGACCGTGGTGGCCGAGCGGGGCCAAGCCACGACCGTCTCGGCCGGGCTGGACGACTTGATGATCGCCAAGACCACGCAGACCGGTTTCGAGAACTTCCACCGCGACGAATACCGCACCCTGCCCGACACCGACGACCGCATCTTCGCCACCGTGCTCACCGCGAGCTGGGACTACGCCTCGGCCGACACCGACTTCGCCGCCGCCCGCGCTGCGATCCGCGACGCGATGCTCGCTAAGTTCACCGACCACTACAGCAAGTCGGTTCAGGAAACGCTCTACCTCATGGCCAATGCCGGGCTCGATACGTGTGCCGATGCGACAAGCATTACGCTGACCATGCCCAACAAGCACCATCTGAGATTCAATCTTGAGCCGTTGGGGCGGACCAACGACAACGAGGTGTTCCACGTGACGGATGAGCCGTATGGGTACATCACCGGGACCGTGACTCGACAGTGA
- the uraD gene encoding 2-oxo-4-hydroxy-4-carboxy-5-ureidoimidazoline decarboxylase, with product MNLQTLNTLSELDAQERFLGCCGTAWWAQQMAACRPFQNTPQLHDTADAIFDQMAEGHWLEAFAAHPKIGDVDSLRMKFAGNKQWSAGEQAGVDNADEGVLAELADANDAYEKRFGYIFIICASGLTADQMLGSLNQRLRHDPMAEAPIAAGEQRKITHLRLDKLMVDED from the coding sequence ATGAACCTGCAAACCCTCAACACCCTGTCCGAACTCGACGCCCAGGAGCGCTTTCTCGGCTGCTGCGGCACCGCGTGGTGGGCCCAGCAGATGGCCGCCTGCCGACCCTTCCAGAACACGCCCCAGCTCCACGACACCGCGGACGCGATCTTCGATCAGATGGCCGAGGGGCACTGGCTCGAAGCGTTCGCCGCGCACCCGAAGATCGGCGATGTCGATTCGCTGCGGATGAAGTTCGCCGGCAACAAGCAGTGGTCGGCCGGGGAACAAGCGGGCGTGGACAACGCGGACGAAGGCGTCTTGGCCGAGCTCGCCGACGCGAACGACGCCTACGAGAAGCGCTTCGGCTACATCTTCATCATCTGCGCTTCCGGGCTCACTGCCGACCAGATGCTCGGGTCGCTGAACCAACGCCTGCGCCACGACCCCATGGCCGAGGCCCCCATCGCGGCGGGCGAGCAACGCAAAATCACCCACCTCCGGCTCGACAAACTCATGGTCGACGAAGACTAA
- a CDS encoding hybrid sensor histidine kinase/response regulator has protein sequence MPEPEANPSKPTESPRAPIGRVVVWGVLYLLALWLGIWLGYAVRLGESELTVVWLSTGVTFGALLLTRRVWWPALLLGSAVVFVAYAGSTDKLDVPLWQYIVFALVGDLVMWLGAEVFWLGRGRAVRLETPGDFGWLFTVVLGVTAVGAFASVSIWRAVQPDLDYWHEVQLWWFSDSLGCVLAVPWMLAFFGAGRKLDWPSPRQWIEGGVLLGLLVLMCLVLVSLPNQAQSVLELPYLVYPLLIWGALRFGVRLTTTMLILLAVLFVLQMKQGVGPFAPNGNGDRLAAYHISTLAVQVYLLVTCLAVLMLVSLSVRDRAAMARQRLQAARFDTMMRTLKPTLWVMEAESNEITYINASIETLAERSVESMLHRPGVWSEIVHPEDREITEASLKVMRERGWDDTEYRIVRPDGVVRWVRELSSAVRDADGKIQQLVGSVEDITHRRQAAVQHQMLVQDLRESNDRYQDFMRISQEGVWRGEFDEPIPIDLPFEEFLKQGIAGGRIAECNEAFAQMYGYDEAQSAAGTRLIDNFRLEDEFNLEYLRRFHASGCQSMMTESRRPGHGPDGETGWFLVSFAGVVEDGKLLRIWGTLTNITELHRLNEQLRESQKMEAVGQLAGGVAHDFNNLLAVISAHAELVQDKVSGVEGVAQSLAVVREAIDHAAGVSRSLLAFSKNLPTEKRPTDIRQVIVQTQRLIDRTLPSTVELAIELPSEGLSPVMGDSVQLQQVLLNLAINARDAMSAGGGTIRIAAEDFERRTTDGESEGKWVRIIVQDDGLGMTEAVRQRIFEPFFSTKGADAGTGLGLSVVRGIIEEHGGSIAVFSRHQKGTTFTLELPCAGQPKPKSNKTPRYARPAAAGPKPPPTLDKPILLGEDDPQIRAVIATALTSRGHRVIQAGDGHALRQAYDAYTRDGEELAALVSDVDMPGRSGLEVLRELRSEGCETPAVVITGSVDLRLDPQIDGNTVLVNKPFGIADFCNVVQKQIDGGAGPA, from the coding sequence ATGCCGGAGCCCGAAGCCAACCCGTCGAAACCGACCGAATCACCGCGTGCCCCGATCGGGCGGGTCGTGGTTTGGGGGGTGCTGTATCTGCTGGCGTTGTGGCTGGGGATCTGGCTGGGGTACGCGGTCCGCTTGGGTGAATCTGAGTTGACGGTGGTTTGGCTGTCGACAGGCGTGACGTTTGGGGCGCTGTTGCTGACGCGCCGGGTCTGGTGGCCCGCGTTGCTGCTGGGCTCGGCGGTGGTTTTTGTGGCTTACGCCGGCTCGACCGATAAGTTGGACGTTCCGCTTTGGCAGTACATCGTTTTCGCGTTGGTGGGCGACCTGGTGATGTGGTTGGGCGCGGAGGTATTCTGGCTGGGGCGTGGCCGGGCGGTGCGGCTGGAAACGCCGGGCGATTTTGGTTGGCTTTTCACGGTGGTTTTGGGTGTCACCGCGGTGGGCGCGTTTGCGTCGGTGTCGATCTGGCGCGCGGTTCAGCCCGACCTGGACTACTGGCACGAGGTCCAGCTGTGGTGGTTCTCTGACTCGCTGGGTTGCGTGTTGGCGGTGCCCTGGATGTTGGCCTTCTTCGGGGCGGGGCGGAAGCTCGATTGGCCGAGCCCTCGGCAATGGATCGAAGGCGGGGTGTTGCTCGGGCTGCTCGTGCTGATGTGCCTGGTGCTGGTGTCGCTGCCGAATCAAGCCCAATCGGTGTTGGAGCTGCCTTACCTGGTGTACCCGCTGTTGATCTGGGGGGCGCTGCGTTTCGGGGTCCGGTTGACCACGACCATGCTGATTCTGTTGGCCGTGCTCTTTGTGCTCCAGATGAAGCAGGGCGTCGGCCCGTTTGCGCCCAACGGCAACGGTGACCGACTCGCGGCGTATCACATCTCGACTCTGGCGGTGCAGGTTTATCTCTTGGTGACATGTTTGGCGGTGCTGATGCTGGTGTCGCTCTCGGTTCGGGACCGCGCCGCGATGGCTCGGCAACGCCTCCAGGCGGCCCGCTTCGACACCATGATGCGGACCCTGAAGCCCACGCTCTGGGTGATGGAAGCCGAGTCGAACGAGATCACCTACATCAATGCTTCCATCGAGACGCTTGCCGAGCGTTCGGTGGAGTCGATGCTCCATCGCCCCGGCGTGTGGAGCGAGATCGTTCACCCCGAAGATCGCGAGATCACCGAAGCATCGCTCAAGGTGATGCGCGAGCGCGGGTGGGACGACACCGAGTACCGCATCGTCCGGCCCGATGGTGTGGTGCGCTGGGTCCGCGAGTTGTCCTCGGCGGTCCGTGACGCCGACGGCAAGATCCAGCAGCTGGTGGGCAGTGTCGAAGACATCACCCACCGCCGGCAGGCCGCGGTGCAACACCAGATGCTGGTGCAGGACCTGCGTGAGAGCAACGACCGCTACCAGGATTTCATGCGCATCAGCCAGGAAGGGGTCTGGCGGGGCGAGTTCGACGAGCCGATCCCGATCGACCTGCCTTTTGAGGAATTCTTGAAGCAGGGGATTGCCGGCGGAAGGATCGCTGAGTGCAACGAGGCGTTTGCGCAGATGTACGGCTACGACGAGGCGCAGAGCGCCGCGGGCACGCGCCTCATCGACAACTTCCGGCTCGAAGACGAGTTCAACCTCGAATACCTGCGGCGGTTCCACGCCAGCGGATGCCAGTCGATGATGACCGAGTCGCGCCGCCCCGGTCATGGGCCGGACGGAGAGACCGGCTGGTTCCTGGTTAGTTTTGCCGGGGTGGTGGAAGACGGAAAGCTTCTGCGCATCTGGGGCACGCTGACCAACATCACCGAACTGCACCGCCTGAACGAGCAGTTGCGTGAGTCGCAAAAGATGGAAGCGGTGGGCCAACTGGCCGGCGGGGTGGCGCACGACTTCAACAACCTGTTGGCGGTGATCTCGGCGCACGCGGAGCTGGTGCAAGACAAGGTCAGCGGGGTGGAAGGCGTGGCTCAATCCCTGGCGGTGGTTCGCGAGGCGATCGACCACGCCGCGGGGGTGTCGCGCTCGCTCCTGGCGTTCAGCAAGAACCTGCCGACGGAAAAACGCCCGACCGATATCCGGCAGGTGATCGTGCAGACCCAGCGCCTGATCGATCGCACGCTGCCCAGCACGGTGGAGCTGGCGATCGAGCTGCCCTCCGAAGGGCTGAGCCCGGTGATGGGCGACAGCGTTCAGTTGCAGCAGGTGCTGCTGAACCTGGCGATCAATGCACGCGACGCGATGTCCGCGGGCGGGGGCACGATCCGGATCGCGGCCGAGGACTTCGAGCGGCGCACCACCGACGGCGAGTCGGAGGGCAAGTGGGTGCGGATCATCGTGCAGGACGACGGGCTGGGGATGACCGAAGCGGTGCGGCAGCGCATCTTCGAGCCGTTTTTCTCGACCAAGGGCGCCGACGCGGGCACGGGTCTGGGGCTGTCGGTGGTGCGGGGCATCATCGAGGAGCACGGCGGGTCGATCGCGGTGTTCAGCCGTCACCAGAAGGGCACCACGTTTACGCTGGAGTTGCCCTGCGCCGGGCAGCCCAAGCCGAAGTCGAATAAAACCCCGAGGTATGCACGCCCCGCGGCGGCAGGCCCCAAGCCACCGCCGACACTGGACAAGCCGATCCTGCTGGGCGAAGACGACCCGCAGATCCGTGCGGTGATCGCCACGGCCCTCACGTCTCGTGGCCACCGCGTGATCCAGGCGGGCGACGGCCACGCGCTTCGGCAGGCCTACGACGCCTACACCCGTGATGGCGAAGAGCTCGCCGCGCTGGTGTCGGATGTCGACATGCCCGGGCGCTCGGGGCTTGAGGTGCTGCGTGAGCTCCGAAGCGAAGGCTGCGAGACTCCGGCGGTGGTGATCACCGGCAGCGTGGATCTACGGCTCGATCCGCAGATCGATGGCAACACGGTGTTGGTGAATAAGCCGTTCGGCATTGCAGATTTCTGCAACGTGGTGCAGAAACAAATCGACGGTGGGGCGGGTCCGGCGTAA
- the allB gene encoding allantoinase AllB produces MTTPQDLSIRSKRVLLPDGESPATVRIRDGRIASIEAYESEAPNVEDLGDAVLMPGLVDTHVHLNEPGRTEWEGFATGTAAARAGGFTTLIDMPLNSSPVTTSAEALSSKRLASEGQLSVDVGFYGGLVPGNADRMGELIDAGVRGIKAFLCHSGIGEFPNATENDLRQAMPVLAERGVPLLAHAELASEDVPAMADPRKYADYLATRPPSFERDAIALLIRLCRETGCRTHIVHLADAGCLPMLAEAKNQGLPITVETCPHYLAFAAENIPDGFTLAKCAPPVRDEGNRRALWDALQSGLIDMVVSDHSPCPPDMKSLEEGSFEKAWGGISSLQLGLSIIWKMAQEAGLGLRDVAAWMGACPAQLVGVPFGIEPGHPAHLFAFDPDAVWAPFPDDLLHRHKLTPYLGMEMRGRVLRTYVHGNPELLAGQLV; encoded by the coding sequence ATGACCACGCCACAAGACCTTTCAATTCGCAGTAAAAGAGTGCTGTTGCCCGACGGTGAATCGCCCGCCACGGTGCGCATCCGGGACGGGCGCATCGCTTCGATCGAGGCTTATGAATCCGAGGCCCCCAACGTTGAAGACCTCGGCGACGCGGTGCTGATGCCCGGCCTGGTCGACACGCATGTTCACCTCAACGAGCCCGGACGTACGGAATGGGAAGGCTTCGCCACCGGCACCGCCGCGGCAAGGGCCGGCGGGTTCACGACACTGATCGACATGCCTTTGAACTCTTCGCCGGTGACGACGAGCGCCGAAGCGCTAAGCAGCAAGCGGCTTGCGAGTGAAGGACAACTCTCGGTGGACGTCGGCTTCTACGGCGGACTTGTTCCCGGCAACGCCGACCGCATGGGCGAGTTAATCGACGCGGGTGTCCGTGGCATCAAGGCGTTCCTCTGCCACAGCGGGATCGGTGAGTTTCCTAATGCGACCGAAAACGACCTGCGCCAGGCGATGCCCGTGCTCGCCGAGCGCGGGGTGCCGTTGCTGGCCCACGCCGAACTCGCCTCGGAGGACGTGCCCGCGATGGCCGACCCGAGGAAGTACGCCGACTACCTCGCCACGCGTCCGCCGTCGTTCGAGCGTGACGCGATTGCGTTGTTGATCCGGCTATGTCGCGAGACCGGCTGCCGCACGCACATCGTGCACCTCGCGGATGCCGGCTGTCTGCCGATGTTGGCCGAGGCGAAGAACCAAGGCCTGCCGATCACCGTCGAGACCTGCCCGCACTACCTCGCGTTCGCCGCGGAGAACATCCCCGACGGTTTCACGCTGGCCAAGTGTGCCCCGCCGGTGCGTGACGAGGGCAACCGCCGGGCGCTGTGGGACGCGTTGCAGTCGGGGCTGATCGACATGGTTGTGTCCGACCACTCGCCCTGCCCGCCCGACATGAAGTCGCTGGAAGAAGGCAGCTTCGAGAAAGCCTGGGGCGGGATCAGTTCGTTGCAACTCGGGCTGTCGATCATCTGGAAGATGGCCCAGGAAGCGGGGCTTGGTCTGCGTGACGTCGCGGCGTGGATGGGCGCATGCCCCGCGCAGCTCGTCGGTGTCCCCTTCGGCATCGAACCCGGCCACCCGGCCCACCTGTTCGCGTTCGACCCTGATGCGGTGTGGGCGCCGTTCCCCGATGACCTGCTGCACCGCCACAAGCTCACGCCGTACCTGGGCATGGAGATGCGCGGCCGGGTGCTCCGCACCTACGTGCACGGCAACCCCGAGCTCCTGGCTGGACAACTCGTATGA
- the uraH gene encoding hydroxyisourate hydrolase, with the protein MSDSPLTTHVLDTALGKPAAGMRIVLERAGDEGYEQIAAGTTNQDGRITDLIPADEFTPGQYLIHFDTSDYFATSKRETFYPEVAVLFTVKDAGQHHHVPLLVSPFGYSTYRGS; encoded by the coding sequence ATGAGCGATTCACCCCTGACCACGCACGTTCTCGACACCGCCCTGGGCAAACCCGCCGCGGGGATGCGCATCGTTCTCGAACGCGCCGGCGACGAGGGCTACGAGCAGATCGCCGCGGGGACCACCAACCAAGACGGCCGCATCACCGACCTGATCCCCGCCGACGAATTCACGCCGGGGCAATACCTCATCCACTTCGACACGTCCGACTACTTCGCCACCTCGAAACGTGAAACGTTCTACCCCGAAGTTGCGGTGCTGTTCACCGTGAAGGATGCCGGGCAGCACCACCACGTGCCGCTGCTGGTGTCGCCGTTTGGCTATTCGACCTATCGCGGCAGTTAA
- a CDS encoding response regulator transcription factor gives MQAPAPKKILIADDHTLMRETLRERLDREMDLEVVGSVASADEAVAMVGELSPDVVIMDVDMPGRLSFDAACDIVAVSPDVRLVFLSAFFSDRYIRDALAAHAVSYLTKDESPQVVVDAVRQAAQGLSYFSPSVRDRLVIGPDNQLRLEDDGVPATKADMLTRRELEMLRYLARGLSKKEIAATIHRSYGTVDKHVEKLMNKLDIHDRVELTRYAIREGLVEA, from the coding sequence ATGCAGGCACCGGCCCCCAAAAAAATCCTGATCGCGGACGATCACACGCTGATGCGTGAGACGCTGCGCGAACGCCTGGACCGCGAGATGGACCTCGAGGTGGTGGGCAGCGTGGCGTCGGCGGACGAGGCGGTGGCGATGGTGGGCGAGCTGTCGCCGGACGTGGTGATCATGGATGTGGACATGCCCGGTCGGCTGTCGTTCGATGCGGCGTGTGACATCGTCGCGGTGTCGCCGGACGTGCGGCTGGTGTTCCTCAGCGCGTTTTTCAGCGACCGCTACATCCGCGATGCGCTCGCGGCACACGCGGTGTCGTACCTGACGAAAGACGAATCGCCGCAGGTGGTCGTGGATGCGGTGCGGCAGGCGGCCCAGGGGCTTTCGTACTTCTCGCCCAGCGTGCGGGATCGGCTGGTCATCGGCCCGGACAACCAGCTCCGGCTCGAGGACGACGGCGTGCCCGCGACCAAGGCCGACATGCTCACCCGCCGGGAGCTGGAGATGCTGCGTTACCTCGCTCGGGGCCTCTCTAAGAAAGAGATCGCCGCGACGATCCACCGTAGCTACGGCACGGTTGATAAACATGTCGAAAAGCTGATGAACAAACTCGATATCCACGACCGGGTGGAGCTGACGCGTTACGCGATCCGCGAGGGCCTGGTCGAGGCGTAA
- the pyk gene encoding pyruvate kinase: MADAHSPLLLTKILATVGPASQDVGTLVRMIQEGARAFRVNFSHGDFPDFEKSVQLIRQASAESGVPVGILGDLSGPKIRVTTVENGKLELAVGDHVEFTQRDVMATRHPDTGVVTVGTTYPEMVDDVDPGQRLLVNDGAIRMLVTDKVTADDPPLANRRPDDPRLICRVTEGGTLSNKKGVNLPDTHVSAPALTDWDEECAAWAVENDIDFLALSFVRKAEDVIQLNDLLLKLGRDNRGLRSHSRLPIVSKIEKPQAIDELDAILDETDAVMVARGDLGVEMDLAQVPVIQKQIIDQAHAHGKPVIVATQMLESMIQSFTPTRAEVSDVANAILDGTDAIMLSGETAVGAHPVQAIHTMARTAQITEEYDAHRRAGTTKPPAKLRESKYRTAALAHGVSTIVNDLEPAFVVMWSELGGGARYLSQNRLRKPVITISSNESSLRQMALLFGVHPVHMKRPADTAEFLESVDTLLTENHWANPGDAVVIVKGEPLGTPGVTNMIRIHYVGDVCRITWHTKDD, encoded by the coding sequence ATGGCAGATGCTCACTCCCCGCTGTTGCTCACCAAGATCCTGGCCACCGTCGGCCCCGCCAGCCAAGACGTGGGGACGCTCGTCCGCATGATCCAGGAGGGGGCCCGGGCGTTCCGCGTCAACTTCTCCCACGGCGACTTTCCCGACTTCGAAAAATCGGTCCAGTTGATCCGTCAGGCCTCCGCCGAATCCGGCGTCCCGGTCGGCATCCTCGGCGACCTGTCGGGGCCCAAGATCCGCGTGACCACCGTTGAAAACGGCAAGCTCGAACTCGCGGTCGGCGACCACGTCGAGTTCACCCAGCGCGACGTCATGGCCACCCGCCACCCCGACACCGGCGTCGTCACCGTCGGCACGACCTACCCCGAGATGGTCGACGATGTCGACCCCGGCCAACGCCTCTTGGTCAACGACGGGGCCATCCGCATGCTCGTGACCGACAAAGTCACCGCCGACGATCCGCCCCTGGCCAACCGTCGGCCGGACGACCCCCGCCTGATCTGCCGCGTCACCGAGGGCGGCACGCTCTCGAACAAGAAGGGCGTCAACCTCCCCGACACCCACGTCAGCGCCCCCGCGCTGACCGACTGGGACGAGGAATGCGCCGCGTGGGCGGTCGAAAACGACATCGACTTCCTGGCGTTGTCCTTTGTGCGTAAGGCCGAGGACGTCATCCAGCTCAACGACCTGCTGCTCAAACTCGGACGCGACAACCGCGGCCTGCGCAGCCACTCGCGCCTGCCGATCGTGTCCAAGATCGAAAAGCCGCAGGCGATTGATGAGCTCGACGCCATCCTTGACGAGACGGATGCGGTGATGGTCGCCCGCGGCGACCTGGGGGTCGAGATGGACCTCGCGCAGGTGCCGGTGATCCAGAAACAGATCATCGACCAGGCCCACGCCCACGGAAAACCCGTGATCGTCGCGACGCAGATGCTCGAGAGCATGATCCAGAGTTTCACGCCCACCCGGGCCGAGGTCTCCGACGTCGCCAACGCGATCCTCGACGGCACCGACGCGATCATGCTTTCGGGCGAGACCGCAGTGGGTGCCCACCCGGTTCAGGCCATCCACACCATGGCCCGCACCGCGCAGATCACCGAAGAGTACGACGCCCACCGCCGGGCCGGCACCACCAAGCCCCCGGCCAAGTTGCGTGAATCCAAGTACCGCACCGCGGCGCTGGCCCACGGCGTGTCTACGATCGTCAACGACCTCGAGCCCGCCTTCGTGGTGATGTGGTCCGAACTCGGCGGCGGGGCGCGCTACCTCTCGCAGAACCGCCTCCGCAAGCCGGTCATCACGATCAGCTCCAACGAATCGTCGCTGCGTCAGATGGCGCTGCTCTTCGGCGTGCACCCGGTCCACATGAAACGGCCGGCCGACACCGCGGAGTTTTTGGAGAGTGTGGACACACTGCTCACCGAAAACCACTGGGCCAACCCCGGCGACGCGGTGGTCATCGTCAAGGGCGAACCGCTGGGCACGCCCGGTGTGACCAACATGATCCGCATCCACTACGTCGGCGATGTCTGCCGGATCACCTGGCACACCAAAGACGACTGA
- the ade gene encoding adenine deaminase, with translation MPDHSFTLDTHLVDIPARAVRPATITVENGRIASIAPASVGLEPKGFVLPGFVDAHVHIESSMLTPAHFAAAAVVHGTVATVSDPHEIANVLGVPGVRYMLDNAATVPFKFAFGAPSCVPATTFETAGAALGVEDVTALLDDPRIFYLSEVMNFPGVLAGDADLLAMIAAAQRRGKPVDGHAPGLRGDDAKRYHAAGISTDHECFTKAEALDKLAAGATIQIREGSAARNFEALFPLIDEFPGRVMLCSDDKHPDELVHGHLDALVRRAVADGADVFNVLQAACITPVEHYGLPVGQLRVGDPADFIEVDSLTGFHVLRTFIDGVCVAQGRESKLEVKPAEAINRFDCSPKSTEDFAVPAEPGKSLRVIEAIDGQLVTHALELEPAVEDGAALADPPRDLLKIAVVNRYADAPPAVGFVTGFGLQRGAIAGSVGHDSHNIVAVGASDAELATAVNAVVEMRGGLSAVDGDRVETLPLPVAGLISLDPCDVVANAYESLDHLAKAMGSDLRAPYMTLSFMALLVIPSLKLSDRGLFDGESFGFADLWV, from the coding sequence GTGCCCGATCATTCATTTACGCTCGATACCCATCTGGTTGATATCCCCGCCCGCGCGGTGCGACCGGCGACGATCACCGTTGAAAACGGCCGCATCGCTTCCATCGCGCCCGCATCCGTCGGCCTCGAACCCAAGGGCTTTGTCCTGCCGGGCTTCGTCGACGCCCACGTCCACATCGAAAGCTCGATGCTCACCCCGGCCCACTTCGCGGCGGCGGCGGTGGTGCACGGCACGGTCGCCACGGTGAGCGACCCGCACGAGATCGCCAACGTGCTCGGCGTGCCCGGCGTGCGGTACATGCTCGACAACGCCGCGACCGTGCCGTTCAAGTTTGCGTTCGGGGCCCCGTCGTGCGTCCCCGCCACCACGTTCGAAACCGCAGGCGCGGCCTTGGGCGTGGAAGACGTGACCGCGTTGCTCGACGATCCGCGCATCTTCTACCTCAGCGAGGTCATGAATTTCCCCGGCGTGTTGGCGGGCGACGCGGACCTGTTGGCGATGATCGCCGCGGCGCAGCGGCGGGGTAAGCCCGTCGACGGCCACGCCCCGGGCCTGCGTGGCGACGACGCCAAGCGCTACCACGCCGCGGGCATCAGCACCGACCACGAGTGCTTCACCAAGGCCGAGGCGCTCGACAAACTCGCCGCCGGGGCAACGATCCAGATCCGCGAAGGCTCGGCGGCCCGCAACTTCGAAGCACTTTTCCCGCTCATCGATGAGTTCCCCGGCCGGGTCATGCTCTGCAGCGACGACAAGCACCCCGACGAGCTGGTCCACGGGCACCTCGACGCCCTGGTCCGTCGTGCTGTGGCCGATGGCGCGGACGTGTTCAACGTGTTGCAGGCCGCGTGCATCACGCCCGTTGAGCACTACGGCCTGCCCGTGGGGCAGCTCCGCGTCGGCGATCCGGCCGACTTCATCGAGGTCGATTCGCTCACCGGTTTCCACGTGCTGCGCACGTTTATCGACGGGGTCTGCGTGGCCCAGGGACGCGAGTCGAAGCTCGAGGTCAAGCCCGCCGAGGCGATCAACCGTTTCGATTGCTCGCCCAAGTCCACGGAAGACTTCGCGGTCCCCGCCGAGCCCGGTAAGTCGTTGCGGGTGATCGAGGCGATCGATGGGCAGCTGGTGACGCATGCGTTGGAGCTTGAGCCCGCGGTGGAGGATGGCGCCGCCTTGGCCGACCCGCCGCGCGACCTGTTGAAGATCGCGGTGGTGAACCGGTATGCGGATGCTCCGCCGGCGGTGGGATTTGTGACGGGCTTTGGCTTGCAGCGTGGCGCGATCGCCGGGTCGGTGGGGCACGACTCGCACAACATCGTCGCCGTCGGCGCGAGTGATGCGGAACTCGCCACGGCGGTGAACGCGGTGGTCGAGATGCGCGGCGGTCTCTCGGCAGTGGATGGAGATCGCGTCGAAACACTGCCGCTGCCCGTGGCGGGGTTGATTTCGCTTGATCCGTGTGACGTGGTGGCCAACGCTTACGAATCACTCGACCACCTCGCCAAGGCGATGGGGTCTGATTTGCGTGCTCCGTACATGACACTGAGTTTCATGGCCCTGCTGGTCATCCCGAGCCTCAAGCTCAGCGACCGCGGGCTGTTCGACGGCGAATCGTTCGGCTTTGCCGATCTCTGGGTTTGA